From a region of the Gossypium raimondii isolate GPD5lz chromosome 10, ASM2569854v1, whole genome shotgun sequence genome:
- the LOC128034097 gene encoding uncharacterized protein LOC128034097, producing MGILARNANMLPINFESWHKVPESNKNQALDNIKTRFTLEVSDAYVKKALGKRWRDHKSTLKKDYFKTKITLDEKLQNVPPGMLRYQWEEVVRFWTSKKGEDRERVGTSSRKKQKFMHTAGSRSFTCVAQAEEVLSGQKVRRLQLFDITHRKKDGNPMTPEAVEIIVRLLNTI from the exons atgggcattctagcacggaatgcaaatatgttgccaattaacttcgagtcatggcataaagtgcccgagagtaacaagaaccaagctctcgataacattaag aCGAGATTTactctagaggtctccgatgcttatgtaaagaaggcattgggaaaaagatggagagaccataagagcactttaaagaaagactattttaagacaaaaataaCACTCgacgagaaattacaaaatgtcccgccgggaatgctgaggtaccagtgggaagaggtcgttagattttggacttcgaagaaaggagag gatcgtgaacgagttggaacaaGCAGtaggaagaaacaaaaattcatgcACACAGCTGGGTCGAGAAGTTTTACGTGTGTAGCTCAGGccgag gaagTGTTGTCGGGTCAAAAAGTtagacgccttcaactttttgacattacacataggaagaaagatggaaaccctatgactcctgaagctgtaGAAATTATAgtacgtttgcttaatacaatttga